A part of Neodiprion pinetum isolate iyNeoPine1 chromosome 4, iyNeoPine1.2, whole genome shotgun sequence genomic DNA contains:
- the LOC124216231 gene encoding venom peptide isomerase heavy chain: MTGHQLPQASTMVFELSLLAERPTRIVGGMNAKKGLHPWQVSIHWGDPIRGLEQRHVCGGSLLTAGWVLTAAHCKTLSPRHPTGRFLVLAGKYKLGTTEETEQSCLVTRSFIYPGYSGTVAPYDIALMKLEKPFELNPFVATVSLPYPESIPRGNAMLTGWGSIGRGRDLNKPTTLQEAVLPILNYEICKRALDKALRHEGRNPLHPTNICTGPLDGTKSACKGDSGGPLVVVNAFGQAEIVGVVSWGLFPCGGRNAPSVYTRVSAYVPWIHKIMLNH; encoded by the exons ATGACCGGACACCAATTGCCACAAG CGTCGACTATGGTCTTCGAGCTCTCACTGCTGGCGGAAAGGCCGACGAGGATAGTCGGCGGGATGAACGCGAAGAAAGGTCTTCACCCGTGGCAGGTCTCCATCCACTGGGGCGACCCGATTCGGGGGTTGGAGCAACGCCACGTGTGCGGAGGCAGCCTTCTGACGGCGGGATGGGTGCTCACAGCCGCGCACTGCAAGACCCTGTCCCCTCGGCATCCCACGGGACGGTTTCTTGTCCTCGCCGGAAAGTATAAGCTCGGAACAACCGAGGAAACGGAGCAGAGCTGCCTCGTCACGAGGAGCTTCATTTATCCAGGTTACTCGGG CACCGTCGCGCCGTACGACATCGCGCTTATGAAACTGGAAAAACCCTTCGAGCTGAACCCCTTCGTCGCAACGGTGAGCCTTCCCTATCCGGAGTCCATTCCTCGGGGTAACGCGATGCTGACGGGATGGGGCAGCATCGGTCGCGGCAGAGACCTAAACAAACCGACGACTCTGCAGGAGGCTGTTCTCCCCATTCTAAACTACGAGATTTGCAAACGCGCCTTGGACAAGGCTCTGCGTCACGAGGGTCGAAACCCTTTACATCCCACAAACATCTGCACCGGTCCTCTCGACGGTACAAAGTCCGCTTGTAAG GGAGACTCGGGAGGTCCTTTGGTGGTGGTCAACGCCTTCGGCCAAGCGGAGATCGTGGGCGTCGTATCCTGGGGACTCTTTCCTTGCGGAGGTCGGAACGCGCCTTCGGTCTACACGCGAGTGTCGGCTTACGTTCCATGGATTCACAAAATCATGCTAAACCATTAA
- the LOC138190872 gene encoding uncharacterized protein, translated as MFKSLFLLGVIANEIYLLNCKRISLPPDSKKCLSENITRIWKTIEPKDTTIILHDSMDRETNFELYHDLASKGPIESLTFDRLDDCATAPEMRISVKMFVLYIHISEKCPTVDETKITLKKLQVQCWWYQRVHLMYLIGTSAACSDVKFIYQQFWDSLTFRISIVTYDVGEKCSLILHACNPFTSLCEKIRDPSLARPFVDHVEDMQGFPLRQSAVSRPPRSVVLRDNGTGMPIVMKGSDFEVIKLLTSKLNATQRLIPRFNERWGPFNASNVDGLALDFMERRTDILANSMFIVRYKYLSIYAEYSVFHTIGRAFALVPIEYDLLINQFRGSFSSLAIGGSLVGIVYLASLVLRFQSEMPTLLQLYSIIVGGGMSRYPSRWPPRVLLTFWMILAVFVSIMLQSRLIDELTVGLKPTRIRTFAELDKSGRIPVVEANDYAFLIATGVGDDEKFKRILNRSIIQDNCLTLMLEPAKKNITCFLEEVAAQVFIEKTMQSGKPTFAITDEYVFKQYRAFAVPRGSPYLPSINKLLSRMYEAGITTKLIKNQDIIQTKTSGQSKDTDDTDQSVLSRNGLQRTMSIFICGCCLSTITFFLELVVHCVYK; from the coding sequence ATGTTTAAATCGCTGTTCCTGCTCGGTGTCATTGCTAACGAAATATATCTTTTAAACTGTAAAAGGATCTCACTGCcaccagatagtaaaaaatgtCTGTCGGAAAATATCACGCGGATTTGGAAAACCATAGAACCAAAAGATACTACAATAATTTTGCACGATTCCATGGACAGAGAGACCAACTTTGAATTGTATCACGACCTGGCTTCAAAGGGTCCGATTGAATCGCTGACATTCGATCGTCTGGATGATTGTGCTACAGCCCCTGAAATGAGAATATCAGTGAAAATGTTCGTGCTGTACATTCATATATCAGAAAAATGTCCAACTGTAGATGAAACCAAAATCACactgaaaaaattgcaagtaCAGTGCTGGTGGTATCAACGTGTTCACCTGATGTACTTGATAGGAACATCGGCTGCTTGCAGcgacgtgaaatttatttatcaacaattttGGGACAGTCTAACTTTCAGAATTTCAATTGTAACGTACGATGTCGGAGAAAAATGCAGCTTGATACTTCATGCGTGCAATCCATTCACCAGCCTTTGCGAAAAGATACGAGACCCCAGCTTAGCGAGGCCTTTCGTTGACCATGTTGAAGACATGCAGGGATTTCCACTGCGTCAATCGGCGGTCAGTCGTCCACCCAGATCTGTTGTTCTTCGCGACAACGGGACCGGAATGCCAATAGTGATGAAGGGATCTGACTTTGAGGTAATCAAATTGCTAACGTCGAAGTTGAATGCTACTCAGCGACTGATTCCGCGTTTTAACGAACGGTGGGGTCCGTTCAACGCCAGCAACGTCGATGGACTGGCTTTGGATTTTATGGAAAGAAGAACTGACATACTAGCAAATTCTATGTTCATAGTACGTTACAAGTATCTGAGTATTTACGCAGAGTATAGTGTTTTCCATACAATCGGCCGTGCATTTGCTTTGGTGCCGATAGAATacgatttattaattaatcaattccgTGGTTCGTTTTCATCGCTGGCCATCGGCGGTTCCCTCGTCGGAATTGTCTATCTAGCCTCACTAGTGCTTCGTTTCCAATCCGAGATGCCCACGCTGCTCCAGCTCTACTCAATTATCGTTGGTGGAGGTATGTCACGTTATCCGAGCCGTTGGCCACCACGAGTGCTTTTGACATTTTGGATGATTTTGGCTGTATTCGTTTCCATCATGCTTCAGAGCCGCCTCATCGACGAGCTGACGGTCGGCTTGAAACCGACCAGGATTCGCACCTTTGCTGAACTGGATAAAAGCGGCCGTATACCTGTGGTTGAAGCGAACGACTACGCGTTCCTGATCGCCACTGGTGTTGGGGAtgacgaaaaattcaaacgaataCTAAATCGAAGCATAATCCAGGACAACTGCTTGACACTCATGCTCGAGCCAGCAAAAAAGAACATAACTTGCTTTTTGGAGGAAGTCGCCGCGCAAGTGTTTATAGAAAAAACAATGCAGAGTGGCAAACCCACCTTCGCTATCACTGACGAATACGTCTTTAAGCAGTACAGAGCGTTTGCCGTTCCACGCGGCTCGCCATATTTGCCATCCATCAACAAACTTCTATCCCGAATGTACGAAGCTGGGATTACAACCAAGTTGATCAAAAATCAAGACATCATACAAACAAAAACCTCAGGACAGTCGAAGGATACCGATGACACTGACCAGTCTGTTCTATCTCGGAACGGCCTGCAGCGAACGATGTCAATTTTCATATGCGGTTGCTGTCTGTCAACTATTACGTTCTTTCTTGAACTCGTCGTACATTGCGTTTACAAATAA